A stretch of DNA from Echeneis naucrates chromosome 3, fEcheNa1.1, whole genome shotgun sequence:
TCACACACCAGTTCATCTTGATCAACGACTTCCCTTTCTTTTCCCAAATCCGAAATTCCTCTCTCTTTGAATTTATGGCCACTTCACAAGCTGAATACTGTGGGATCAGATGCAAGTGGAAATATTTTGAGCCAAAGGATATTACCAAATCAAGGTAAAGAACTACATCATATAACCACTAAAGTCAAATTTGGTgatattcaataaaaatattttctattgtaaacaaatcccatgaaaagacAGAACTAAGGTAACTGTTTCTTCCTGATAAGTAAATCTCACATATGTATGCATTCACTTCTTAGAACAGTTAATATCATTTAACTTGAGCAAGCATTAGTCAAATAAATTATCTGTTTATTAGGGTAATATTTTAATAGTGAGAATAGTGATGGCCGCAGGACATTATATGTAGGACTTGACAAATGAATCAATGCGTATGTTTATCATAGTAAAGAAATATGTCATCCAGTTGtagttggatttatttttttagtctTTAGACAGCAATGAAAGTCTACTACAAAGTAAGCTGTATTTTGACTgtaagaaaaatgcaaaacacGAAGATTTAATTAGAGGGATATTCCTGGttcatctttttgtttaaataaaacccTTTGCTATCGATAAATTCTGCATTTTATGCAATGCCGGCACaatcagatgaaaagaaaagacaacaataATTCAGGGTGAAATGATTAATTACTGTTAACACTGGCATTTATTTTGATTCACTGACTGCAGTGAACAGTACTACTCTGCAGATTATTACAGTTTTCACAATAGGCTATGATGTGGCAGATCTTGATATTCATCAAttacttttgtcttttgaaAACCTGTATAGATcaaaaactttgaaatgaagactgtgatttatttcactCTATAATGCATCAGCAAGCTTAAAGTGTATCCTGTTGATTTTGCTGAATGACCCATTGTGTGTCTCATCCTAGCAGGTGCCTGTGTGTCAGGATCAAGGCCACGGCCTTATCAGTGCTTTACAGTAAACCACAGCCTCTTCCATGCTGTCACACCCTAGCAGCTGTGGCTGGGGCGTAAGCAGTcatcagaaaacatttcagatatCTCCAGCGGTTACTGTACATGATGTGTTGTTAAACCCTTAAGTCTCATCCTGAGGCTAGACAAGCAAATGTCTACAGGATGACTCTGCTGAAAAATTACCACAACCTGAGCAGTGTGTGACTGTAACATCTTGACAGGAGGGAAACACGTCTTTGTGGCAACTTTCTAAGCCATGTTGAGACAATGTGCTTCAGCATTTGTATTAAAAAGATAttaaagattaaattaaaagtttaatgtatttttggtttatttgaaaaattgttttcacactttgtagatgtgaaattatattatattatattatataattgaTATTGTTTTAAAGTAACTCAAACATGTGTCTTTCTTTATACTGAGCAATCATTTATGAATAAGAATGTTTAAAtagttgtctgtttttttgtcttctgcaCTGTTTATCAGAAATGATAAAATGGCCCTAATTGTATCTCAAAGGCAAAGGGTCACACAGTTTAATGTGCCCCTAATTAGAATTTCTGTTGCTTTGAGCCAAATATTGTGCAATATATGTGACACAGAAATAtgagtgttttttatttgaccatttcttttaaattcttattattctttctagtctgtcagtgtgtgtaatTTAGACAGCATTGACAAGGGGCCACTCCATCATCAAGAAGCTCCAGTCCTTCTGCAGTGACTCAGTCAATCCAGAAAGGAGCATCAGAATTCCTGGAAgactgtaacttttttttttttttttttcctgcagccatTAGGATGAAACAGAGTAAACACATTCCACATTGGGGGATTAACAACCTCAGATAACTCAACACCACAAATGCAAACCCAGTTTGACTGATTGCTGCAGTCTTTGGTGTGATATGATGCTGGTCATTAAGTCATATGGCAAGATGACAGTGGTATTTCACAAACCAACACTCTCCCTGGTCATATGGGAATCTTCACTGCAGAGGGCTTCTACATTTCAGCTTGGTAAAATCTCTTGAGTATATAAAAGTACATAATACATAGCACATTataatttattcaacaaaatgaattGTAAATTCATTTCACTAAGCTGTAGCTGTGCTGTGATTGATCGTTTTGTGTTTGGGGAGATAAGTGATCACAGCGATGAAACAGCTATCACAGTAGACCACAGGTGTTCAGTAAGATCTGCTCACACCTTTTTTCTGTGCACATGGAAGACGCTTTAGTAAACTTAAAACTGCTTAATGATAATGAGTTTGGCCAATACAGTatggaaaaacatcaaaacacattgACAGATACATACATGTAGCTCTGGTTAGTTGTTTACAACACTATGAGAAAAGTGGTGTTATTGATGTTAGCAATGGATCAATTGTTGCAAAATGGCAGAATGCAGAATGAAATATAAGTTAGTGAAACCCAGAGGTTATGCCAGCAAATTCCTTGTTTTGTCCAACCAACAGAAGATACTTTGAAATTGTTTCCTgcatcaaaaagaaaagcaacaaaagatTATTTTCTCACTCATGAAATTTTCTGTCACTTGTCATATTAGTTTATCAACTGTTCTTTAGGGCTATGCTTGGAAGAATAATAAGCAGATAGATGACACTGGGTAAGTGTACAGCAGAGAGTTGATTAGAAGGTCATGGTTCCTCCTTTCTAATAATGTAACAACTGTCTTCCATGTTAACGCTGTCCGTACGATACAACAACTTACTTAAATCATCCTTTAGTGACTCACTAACCCAGTTCTAGCCATAGGAATAATGAAGTATACATAATGAACAGACAATGAGCAGGTTTTCAACAGTTGGACGATATTTTTCGAATAATCAGTATAACTGAAAAACTAAGGAGTATATAAAATACTTCTCTGCAGCTGTAACAATAACAGTCCATCAGATGGGCCCTGTGGGATTTTGCATACCTTTGGCCGTAGTGCACTCTTAACTCACTTTTGTTTCAGAATTTGGTTtcagctgtttatttgtttttcatatttgtgtaGGGAGGGTGTGTCAGTTCATAAGTAATTAACAAGCCATTCGCTCCACCTAGGGAAGTGGGGAAGTTACTCATGCGATGTAGCCTGACAAGGTCACTGGCTGATAGATGAGCTTGACCAAGGGGATTTTTTGAGATTGTGAAGGCAGGCAGAACTGTGGGAACCAGACAATTAGTGGGAGGATGCTAGGCTGCCATGTTGGATGATGACCATGAGACTGGTTTACATGGATACTTACTGCTTGGCTAACTGACAAGAAAAAAGCAGACACCTGGACTGAACTTACTCTCAACACATGCTCATTTATCTTTGAGCAGGCTGAACAAGCAATTTGGCAATATAGGAACAGTGTGTGCTATGAGTAAAACTGGTTGATGTCATTTTAGAAATATTGAAGATATGAATATTTCAGACCTAAACATAAACAGAAGTGCATGCTgattatgaataaaacatttacaatataGGCTATGTGATACATACAGGGAGAGAAATACTGAGGTTGCAACCTCGcgtgcacagacacatacacacacacatattctccAACACAATTAACACTCAGCTGCCAATTTATTAGGAACGTGGAGCTAATTTTGGTTAAAACTTCACAATGATTTTAGAATGGTGCTGTGCCCTACCATTTTACACAGTGGAgctatttttgttatttagccTATCCTTGTTGTTATACACTGTTGAACCACACCGCAAAAGGCATTCTTGGCCATGCCTATGGCTATGACCACTTGCTTTgaatcaacattaaaaacaattgCAACAATAACTGAATATGGACTGTATTCATTTTAGAAATACATATCTATAAACCAGCAGCTAAGAGTGTAGCCCTAAAAACCCAAAAAAGTTAGTTGCACATATACAtgttattaaagaaaaaagttcaacCCCCTGTGGACTAGGATAAAAGTTTGTGGCAAGAAGGAAAATATAACCAGGGAACTGGAGTTTAACATAAATATTACATTCTCTTGCAAAGGTATTACAATATGAATTATCTTTGACAATATCTGTAATGAATTGATGAAGTAAATAACCCAAGAGAGAACTGCAAGAAGCAAATTATCTGACAAAGCCTAAACACATTACATGAGCACTGTCTGTTGCATGTTTAAGGATACACCATATGAAGATCGCATTACCAGGTAagattttaaattatattaaacatACAATATCACTGTTTAATATATTTACCAGGCACAGTTTTCTTGGAGTTAAAGAGTTTCCTTTGTCCAATGTCCAGAGGTGACAAGTAACAAAGCACAATTACTTTGTTACTGGACTGAACtagatttttcaggtatctgtattttacttgagtatttatttttctgatgactttttacttttactccctacatttatacacaaaaatatgtactttctactccttacattgtaaaaagaggctcaatactttttttttaattccacaGATGACACGGCGTAAAAGCATATGTAAAAGACATGACAaactagagagggaaagagggagaagaagaggggggaaCAGGTAGCCACGAGAAGAAGTCAAGTGAGTAAGGGGACGGTAGAGAGAGAAGCGAGAACTTGTACTGGAGCGGGAATTATAAATTGAtgattcatttttactttttacttttacttgagtaaaagagttgaatcagtacttctgCTTTTCCCAGAATActtttttacacatgtatctcTACTTCTACTTAGCTACAAAATGAgtacttttgccacctctgCCAATATCTACACTATTATCAGGACATTCTGCCATAAATATCAAAAAAGGCTATAAAGCATCATAGCACACTGTGGAGTTTTAAAGACCTTttaaagaagacaaaaacaatgtcTCATGCACCTGGCGCTTCAGAGCCTCCAAAACTCTTATTCTGGACTTGAAATACACCAGGCACTTGACAACAGCTGTTAATCAGataatgaaaacatcagagttGCACAAGCACACTTGTGGGGAAGCAGCAATAAATTCTTTGCCATGAGAGCATACGAGGGTGGATTTGGTACCAGGCACTTGTCTTCCCAACAGAATGATGCATCATACATCCATTATGGTGAAAGACTCCACAAACCAGTTCCTCTATTTTAAGGTATTTTTGAAGCCAAATGCAACAGAGTTCAGTTCCCTAACTGTAAgtgctaaaagaaaaatgtgacaagCAGACTTGCATGGAATTATGACACAGCGTGTTGTGTCTTCATTTTGTGACAGATGAGCCGTGAGCCGCAGCGcagctttaaaatggaaattcagCACCCCAAATGTTTGTAACATGAATCCACACTTTCAGGCTGAACTTCTGCTCCACTTACCCTCTTCACCTCAATCACTGGGTGACCTGCCAGGCTAACAATACACAGGATCCCACGTGGTACAGAGGGCCAACATGTGGCCCCCTAGGTCAGTTGGTGTATGATGGAAGAGCACTGCCCTATGACATTGTCAGTATTTCTGGGTTGGAGACCTGCGACCCTGGCCTGTTGGATCAGATAACCCCTCTGAGGAACAAGTTCACCTCTGTAGGCCCTAACATCCCAATTTAACATCCAAGACATCCAGAGTTAATCTCCCGATGAGGCGATAGGTATCTAAATGAGAAAAAATTATGAAAGAATGGGATATGTTGCTGCAAATTTGTGTGACTAAAAGATATTTAAGAGGTAGTCTAACCTGTAAAAGTCTAATTATATTGTGcagcacagacaaaaataattatttcacatAACTCTCAAATATGgtattacttttttaaattatttatacgttttaaaaggcacaaaaaaaaaacacccagagGTTGGAAGCACCTTCCCCGCAGACTTGGCCACTGGTTACTGGTTACTGTCACTTTAACAACTTGACCCGGAACAGAAAGACTTTCACCTACCTCtaatcctttttcttttccgtTCAAGACTGGCCAGTGGTGGGAGCGTGGATTTCACCATCTAGGCTCATAAAAACACCCAATATGAGCGTCCCGGCATTTATCGACATTACGGAAGAGGACCAGGTAATTCTTCCTTTCATGAACCATTTTAATCAAGTTCCGCCCGCGTACGAACCGATAAATGCAAAATATCCAACCGGCTAACTTAGCATGCTAGCCAACTAAGATGCTAACCGCCTATAGCCGCTGACAGGTACATGCTGATTGTTAGCTATATGCTATTTGCAACATATGTGGGAGCGGCGTGACTTATAAAACAGTTAGGGTTAGTTTATAGTCTGTGAAAATCGGTTGTAAGATGTTCCTAGTTACTAATTTCATCTCAGTATATCTTACGGCTGACGCTGCTACAAATATCCGTAAAGTTATATCGTCAGATTAGCTAAAATACCAAATGCACAGCTAGACGTGTAGTAGACAAAGACGTGAAAACAACATAACGCCAAGTTAACACCCTGCTTACAACATCATTGAGGCTAAAACATTTATCAAATAGACAGAAATAAGAGTTTATGTTCCGCTTTAGCTGATTCCAGCAAATATACTCATTCGGTTATTATAAATAAAAGCCACACAATGCCAAACGAATAGTTGGCTGTTAAATGTCCGACACGGTATATATGTAGGTTGGTACTTTTTGTGCTGctagatttgtttgtttatgttatttTTCTGCTCTCAGGCTTCAGAGCTGAGGGCCTATATCAAGTCCAAAGGAGCTGATATCTCGGAGGAGAACTCTGAAGGCGGGCTTCATGTAGATCTGGCCCAGATCATTGAGGCATGTGATGTCTGTCTGAAGGACGATGATAAAGGTAgaggtggtgatgatgaaataGACGCTCAACTTGGCTTCTTGCCCACAACTAGTTTTTGTTGAGTTGCTTGTTGAAGGTGGAATATTTTTCATAAggagacattttaattttggtgtttttattaaaattcagaATGATTCAGAAGTAACTGTTGTTTACTATTCCAGTGGTCCATTGTGCATGGCACCAGGACAATGGCGTTGGAATGTTACTGGATAACAGCAATTTATGGCCCATTCTCTTTGTCTCACTGCAGATGTAGAGAGTGTAATGAACAGTATTGTGTCACTGCTGTTGATCCTGGAGACAGAGAAGCAGGAAGCTCTTATTGAAAGTCTCTGTGAGAAACTGGTGAAATTTCGTGAAGGAGAGAGACCCTCCCTCCGGATGCAGCTGTGAGtccttttactttttcataTCAAACCTTTCAAACATCACATCTATTTACTGTTGTATCTGTTATATTGTGGGGGGGGCATACCTTACACACGGAAATGAAATGGGTTTCTGTTTTGATATGCAGTGTCAAGAATGGCAGTGACAACATTATTTACATCCCAGCAGGAACTTACAAAAATACAGCAATGCATTGATCATCCTCTCATATAGAAACTGAAAgacagataataataatgaataaatcaaatctcAGAACATGTAACCATCTCTTTATAACTTTATGGTGTTACAGCCTCAGCAACCTGTTCCATGGGATGGATGAAAATACTCCAGTGAGGTATACAGTCTTCTGTAGCCTCATCAAGGTGGCAGCAACTTGTAATGCCATCTCTTTCATCCCAACTGACCTTGATCAGGTATGCCTATTCACTGTAGTCAGCTTTGAATTTCAGTGTGTGAGTTTTGCTGCAGTGAAATTGCAGCTGGTTTTTGATTTGTGCCCCTGATCAGGTGCGTAAGTGGATTATTGACTGGAACCTCAACACAGAGAAGAAGCATACACTGTTGAGGCTGGTGTATGAAGCATTGGTTGACTGCAAAAAAAGGTAAGTCAAGATATggtgaaatgtgtaaaatgcaTAGCGGCATATGCAAAGTGCATTAGCGGCATATGTATTAAATTctgcattcatatttttatctgtttctcaTTTACATTCTTTCTGTGTGCAACTCTAGAGCTCTGAGAGCTTTGATTGCTTAAAAAAGGTCCAAGTAATGTTATCAAATTTTGAGTGGAAATAGTTTTATGCAACATTCTGTTACTATTGAGGCATTTATTAAAAGTAGCATAACCGTACTGACGTACCTCTTACaatagtaattttttttaatcatactGCATTTACTCCTTTCATAGTGAGGCTGCAGCAAAAGTGATGGTTGAGCTGCTGGGCAGTTACACAGAAGACAATGCTTCACAAGCACGGGTTGATGCCCACAGGTGAACTTTCAGAACATTAATATTTGTCATTCATAATCAATATGTGGTGTATTGCTCACACTTACATCCACCCCTGTGGATTTTACCTAGATGTATCGTCCGTGCTCTTAAAGACCCCAACACTTTCCTGTTTGACCACCTGCTCACCCTAAAACCTGTCCGTTTCCTGGAAGGAGAACTCATTCATGACGTAAGTACTGAAGGACTCAGTGCTTCAGTGTGAAGTATGTCCAAAAGGCTACTGACATTCTTTTAATGTCAGGTTTATGCTAGGAGTATTAGCCATACTAACTGGATCCCCTTGTCAACAACCCTGTCaatcttgtttttattgacTGTACACTGCTGTCATGTGATTAAAATAACACACTGATGTTAAAGTCTTTGGAGTTTTAGGTACACCTTGGACATGTATTGCAAGTGACAGCTCAGGCAAGCATAGCCTAGTATCAAGTTGATGAGCAATTAAAGGGTTTGAATGGTGAGCAGCAGGAATGTTTATGAATTACTAGctgaacaggtggagacaatgaaaaaatatttttgatctgGGTGTGAACAGTTTCATAGAGGTTTGATAGGCGACTACTTAATGATTCTAAAGTTAATAATGGCTTTGTGAAATATATGTCAAAGTTGGGGCAGGGGGCAATATAATGTGCATTCCATGGAGTGAGTATACAATCTAATAATGGCACTTtaccttctctccctctctcttttcagcTGTTAACCATTTTTGTGAGTGCAAAATTGGTGGCATATGTCAAATTTTACCAGAATAACAAAGACTTCATTGATTCTCTTGGTAAGTTGCCAAAACTTGATATATTCATCAGAATATATCAGGTTTTATGTGTATTCCAGAAACAGTTTAATGCAATATTCTTCATAAGAATTGTTTTGTGATATGATGCTGTTGCTTGATTAGTATTAGTACAATTTTCTTTGTACAGCATAGTCTTTCAAGGGTTTCCCATTTTGTCCGCTAATAGAATAGTATAACAATATTAAATTCTAAAGATCCAAGAGAGAAAATAATCTTTGAAATTTTAATATGAGAAGTTATGTCCATGTCAAAGTCTATAATGCATGAAAAAATGCATGAAGATGGTCTGAACCACCTTTTCCAATCAGtcaataatgtgtgtgtgtatgtatatgtatgtatatattttatttttgttattagtgatgcactgaaatgaaaattcttGGCTGATGCCGAAAACCAAAAATGAGGAAACCAAGGCCAAAAACcgaaacactgaaataaatgattGTCAATTATTAGAACCATAGCAATTATGGCTACAATGTGTACTAACCTCATTAAAATCAAGGGATTGCAATAAATCAATTACAAATGtatgacattatttatttagcacTGACATTACAACAATGcacaatataaattaaaattcaaaataaaatgtttaacttaaCCCCACTCATAATAATGTACAGGCTTATAACTGGCCTGTGAAACTAATAGCGGTAATATCTGATGCTAGAAACTCATGGACATGAGTTGCAACGACATTAAACAGCTCAGGTAAGCGTCTGAGAAATGTTGTCTGCTTGGCATAGCATAATGGGGCTCAGTGTGATCTATCAGCCTATGAAATCCAACTTCTTCTACGACAGAGAATGGCTGATCATCTAAGGCAATGAATTCCATAATTTTTTTGTGCCTTGCCTTGGCAGAATCACTGGAAaactttttttgccttttcaaaaGCGTCCGCCATAGACAGAGTCTGCGTGCTCGGTGtcagtttccttttctgtgCCGCATTCTTCTCATTCAGAATGGTGATCGGGATGTTTGGATTTCAGGTGATAAATTAAATCCGGCATGGAAAAACTCTTTGCAGATGCACCCCCTCTTGAAAGTTCAGCATTGCCTGTTTTGTAAATCGCTATCTGTGGGTCTTTCTCCAAGATAGTGAAATAAGACCACACCACAGACATGTTGGCTCTTATCCCGTGTGCTGGCTGCACTGTTTGC
This window harbors:
- the eif3m gene encoding eukaryotic translation initiation factor 3 subunit M isoform X1 gives rise to the protein MSVPAFIDITEEDQASELRAYIKSKGADISEENSEGGLHVDLAQIIEACDVCLKDDDKDVESVMNSIVSLLLILETEKQEALIESLCEKLVKFREGERPSLRMQLLSNLFHGMDENTPVRYTVFCSLIKVAATCNAISFIPTDLDQVRKWIIDWNLNTEKKHTLLRLVYEALVDCKKSEAAAKVMVELLGSYTEDNASQARVDAHRCIVRALKDPNTFLFDHLLTLKPVRFLEGELIHDLLTIFVSAKLVAYVKFYQNNKDFIDSLGLSHEQNMAKMRLLTFMGMAVEFKEISFDTMQQELQIGADDVEAFVIDAVRTKMVYCKIDQTQRKVVVSHSTHRTFGKQQWQQLHDSLSSWKANLATVKTSLQALSPSA
- the eif3m gene encoding eukaryotic translation initiation factor 3 subunit M isoform X2 → MSVPAFIDITEEDQVRKWIIDWNLNTEKKHTLLRLVYEALVDCKKSEAAAKVMVELLGSYTEDNASQARVDAHRCIVRALKDPNTFLFDHLLTLKPVRFLEGELIHDLLTIFVSAKLVAYVKFYQNNKDFIDSLGLSHEQNMAKMRLLTFMGMAVEFKEISFDTMQQELQIGADDVEAFVIDAVRTKMVYCKIDQTQRKVVVSHSTHRTFGKQQWQQLHDSLSSWKANLATVKTSLQALSPSA